A window of Methylocaldum szegediense genomic DNA:
GTAGTGAATGTCTCGCTATTGCTGCTTGGCAGGTCTCGATCCATTACTCGTTATGACAGTCTTTTCCGCAAAAAAATCGAACCGTGTCCTGCCAGGAGGACGCCGAACGCGAGAAATCTTCACGGAGAAAAGCGAGCCTTTCCGCTAACCGGACGGTTTGCCCGCGCCGCTGTCGCGCCTCGGTATCTGGTCCTACAAGTGCTTGTACCCAGGCTTTTTTTTACTATAATGATTCCCTTCGTTCTTGGGGCAGTCTTGCGACTGCCTTTTTGTTTTGGGGAAGACGAGTGATGACCAGTCAGGTAATGCCGACTTATGCCCGATTACCGGTAATGTTCGACCGGGGCGAGGGTGCATGGCTTTGGGACACGGAGGGCAAGCGCTATCTGGACGCCATTTCCGGCGTCGCGGTATGTAGCCTGGGTCATGCCCATCCGGCTATTTCTCGTGCCATTTGCGAGCAGGCGGGCAAATTGTTGCACACTTCGAACATTTACCGGATCGAGAAGCAAGAAGAGCTCGCCGCCGAACTGTGCCGTCTGAGCGGACTGGATAACGCTTTTTTCTGTAATTCCGGCGCCGAGGCGAACGAGGCGGCTCTCAAGATCGCTCGACGCTACGGACATCATCGCGGCATAGATCGGCCCGCCGTAATCGTCATGGAGGGCAGCTTTCACGGACGCACGCTCGCGACCTTGAGCGCCACCGGCAATCCCAAGGTGCAGGACGGATTTGAACCTCTGGTCGACGGTTTCGTTCGAGTACCCTACGGCAGCCTCGCGGCCGTCGAGGCGGTCGTCGACCCTAAGGTCGTGGCTGTCCTGGTCGAACCGGTGCAGGGCGAGGGTGGCGTACGCGTTCCAGCCGACGACTATCTACCCGGCCTTCGCCGCATCTGTGATCAGCGCGGCTGGCTTCTGATGCTGGACGAGGTTCAGACCGGTATTGGTCGGACCGGTAAGTGGTTCGCATTCCAGCACTACGATATCGCACCCGATGTCATGACCCTGGCTAAAGCCTTAGGCAACGGCGTGCCTATCGGCGCCTGCGTCGCTAGAGGAATCGCCGCCGAGATGTTGACCGCCGGCAAACATGCGTCCACCTTCGGCGGTAATCCCCTGGCCTGTAACGCCGCATTGGCCGTATTGAAGACCATCGCCGAAAACGGCATGGTGCAGCGTGCGGCAGAAATGGGTGAGCGTCTCTTGAGCGGAATTCGCGACCGGCTATCGGACAATGCCCGAGTCGTCAATGTTCGCGGAAAAGGCCTGATGATCGGTATCGAACTCGACACACCTTGTGCCGAGCTGGTTCCTCAGGCACTGAGCCGTGGCCTTTTGATCAATGTCACGGCGGATCGAACGATACGCTTGTTGCCACCGTTCGTGTTCAACAACGATGAGGAAAAGCAATTGATCGAAGGCGTCTCCGCTCTGGTTGCCGACTACACGGCTCACGGGAACGGAGAAAAGGCATGAACCCGCGTCATTTGATTACTTTGCTGGATCTGAGCAGCGATGAGTTCCGCGGGCTCATCCGGCGGGCCATCGAGCTCAAGCATCTCAAGAGCCCCTACGAACCGCTGAAAAACAAAGTGCTTGGGATGATGTTCGAGAAATCCTCGACCCGCACGCGATTGTCGTTCGAAGTCGGCATGGTTCAATTCGGCGGAGCCGCGATTTTTCTCTCGCCACGGGACACTCAGTTGGGACGAGGCGAGCCCGTCGAAGATTCCGCCCGGGTCGTATCGCGCATGGTCGATGCCGTCATGCTGCGTACCCATTCGCACGAAATGGTCGAAACTTTCGCGGCCTATTCGCGAGTGCCGGTTATCAACGGTCTGACGGACCGATTCCATCCCTGCCAATTGCTCGCCGACATGCAGACCTATTTTGAACACCGCGGTGATATTACCGGTAGGACGGTAGCCTGGATCGGTGATGGCAACAATATGTGCCAAACCTATATCCACGCGGCAGGACTGCTCGATTTCCGGCTTCGCATCGCCTGCCCGGCTGGCTACGAACCCGACCCGGCTCTGGTCGAATGGGCGGGCAGTCGCGTAGAACTAATGCGCGATCCCACGGAGGCAGTGCGAGGTGCGGACCTAGTCGTAACCGACGTCTGGGCTAGCATGGGCCAGGAATCGGAACAGGCAGAGCGCCGAAATGCTTTCCAAGGTTACCAGGTCGATTCGGATCTGATGAGGCTGGCGGCTTCGGAGGCGTTATTCATGCATTGTCTCCCGGCCCATCGCGGCGAGGAGGTCAGTGCCGAAGTGCTCGAAGGCCCGCAAAGTGTGGTCTGGGACGAGGCCGAGAACCGCCTGCATTCACAAAAGGCTTTGCTGGAATTGCTGCTGGTCAAAAGCTGATTTTCATTCGATGGCGGCGGGGGATAGTGCCGCCGCCTGCACTCAACGAAGAAGGTGACGAACCTCCTCGCGTTCAGCCAGCAGTTCGGCCTCGGTGATCTTGAGCCTTTCCCGGCTAAATTCGCTGGTTTCCAAATTCTGTACCACTCGGTACTTCGCGTTCTCGATTTCGACCGGATAGGAAAACATGAGGCCCGGCGTGATGTCATAACTGCCGTCGCTGAGGACCGTCATACTGGTCCAATCCCCGGCCGGTGTGCCGAAAAGCCAATTCCGCATATGCTCTAGCGCTGCATTGGCGGCCGAAGCGGCGCTCGATTTTCCGCGCTTTTGGATTACCACCGCGCCGCGGTTTTGTACGGTGGGGATGAATTCTTTTTCGTACCAATCCCATTCGATCTGGTCGAGGGCCGGTTTTCCCCGAACCAAGGCGTGGTGTAAGTCCGGGTACTGTGTTGTCGAATGATTGCCCCAGATGATCACTCGCTTGATATCGTTCACCGAGCAGCCGCAATGAAGGGCTAACTGGCTTACTGCCCGATTGTGGTCGAGTCGGGTCATCGCCGCGAAGTTTTCCGACGGAAGATCGGGGGCGTTATGCTGGGCGATCAGGGCGTTGGTATTGGCTGGATTGCCAACCACCAAGGTTTTGACGCTACGCTTGGCGGCAACATTTAGGGCACGACCCTGAATGGCGAAAATGTCGGCATTCACCCTCAACAGATCCTTGCGCTCCATGCCGGGACCGCGTGGCTTCGCACCGATCAGAAAGGCAAGATCGACGTTTTCGAAGGCGACATAAGGATCATCGGATATGACGATGTCGTGGAGCAGGGGTGATGCACAATCGATAAGCTCCATCCGGACGCCGTCCAGTCCCGCCATGGCTTCGGGAATTTCGAGCAAATGCAAGACGATGGGGTGATCGTCGCCCAGCAAGTCCCCCGCAATCAGCCGAAACAGCAATGCGTAGCTGATTTGCCCAGCCGCTCCGGTGACGGCGATATGTGCAGGCGTTTTCATGTGCATACCCTATTTCGTGTTTGAGTATCGAGCCGCGGCGCCAAGGCCAGGGAGCAATTCCCTGCTCGAAAACCTCTCAGACATTAGACAGGTAAGCGGCACGATTCGCGATTCCGTTCTATCCATCGGCACCTCTCCGTAGTCCGTCACAAGACGGCAAACATTAATCCCATCTTTTTGGAGCCCGGAATGGGCTCCAGTCCTTGCAGCGTTGGTGCGCGGGAACTTTCAGTCGACGGTGAAGCCTTTTTCGGTGATGGCCTTCTTGACCGAGGCCAAGTCGGTCTGGGTTTGGTCGTAATCGATCTCGACCGTGCCAGCCTTGTGGGAAGCGATGACTGATAAAACGCCGGCACAGGATTTGACGGCGTCCTGAACCAGATTCTCGCAGCCGCCGCACTTCATACCCGAGACCTTCAAGACGATTTTTGCCATTGAACACACCCAATCTGTGAAAGCAATGATTTCCGATACGAGCTCGCGGCCTACCGCGATTGCGATCTTGCCGATGCGAAAGCTTCTGAACCAAAAGCCAGCGGATTGCGCCCAAGTTCAAACAGAGCAATTCCGCATTTGCAGCGGGCCTTGAACTCGAAGCCATGCGTGGGCGTCCAGGAATTATAAGTCTTGCCGTTGGAGCGAACCAGACATTCGGTATATAGGCATCGGCGGCTCTTGAAACAAGAGTTGGTTTGACAGTCAACGCACGATCGCCTAATGATTCGAAACCGATAGGCTTTGTTTTCTTATGACATTAAATCCTCAGAAAATTTCGCCCGACATTATCGATAAGGCCCTTGAATACCCCAGTCGGGCTTACCGGCCGCCGCCAAGGGCCCTCGCGCCAAACCTAGGCTCGGGCGATTTGGTGCCGCGCAGGGCGCTTGTTTCACACCAAAGAATCGGATGATGGTATGAACGGGGAAAACACTGCGCTTCTTACCGATCTTTATCAGCTCACCATGCTCCAGGCTTATCATCGGGAGGGCATGTCGGATACGGCCAGCTTCGAACTGTTCGTACGAAAGATTCCGCCGACTCGAAATTTTCTGGTTGCCGCCGGGCTGGACCAGCTTATCGAGTTCCTCGAGAGTTTCAGGTTTTCCGACGAGGAGTGCGAATGGCTCGGTACTCTAGGGTATTTTTCTCAGGACTTTATCGACTATTTATCCAAGCTTCGTTTTACTGGGGATGTTCACGCCATCCCGGAAGGCACGATCTTTTTCCAGAACGAGCCTATCGTTCGAGTCACGGCACCGATTTCAGAGGCGCAAATCATCGAGACTCGTCTGATCAATATCATTCAGCTTCAGACCATGATCGCTTCAAAAGCGATTCGCTCGGTCCTCGCGGCACCCGGAAAGCTTTTGGTGGATTTTGGATTACGCCGCGCTCATGGTGCCGAAGCCGGTCTGATGGCGGCTCGTGCCGCTTACCTGGCTGGCTTCGACGGTACATCGAACGTGTTGGCTGGGAAATTGTTTGGCATTCCGACTTACGGCACCATGGCCCATTCCTACGTCATGGCACATGACGACGAGGCCGACGCCTTTGAACGGTTCGCGGAAAGCCTGCCAGGCAACGTTGTGCTTCTGATCGACACCTACGATACGCTGGAGGCTGCCCGAAAAGTGGTTGCATTGGCTCCCAGGTTGGCGGCAAAAAATATCGCTATCAAAGGCGTGCGTCTCGACAGCGGCGACCTCACGGAACTGGCCAAGGGCGTAAGAACGATTCTGGACGATGGCGGGCTTACGCAATGCACGATCTTCGTCAGCGGTGATCTGGACGAGCATGAACTCTCGAGGGTGCTCAAGGCAGGCGCCCCTATCGATGGATTCGGTGTCGGGACGCGCCTGACGACATCCCGGGATATGCCATATCTGAATTGCGCCTACAAGCTGCAGGAATATGCGGGACGCCCCAGGCGCAAACGCTCCAAAGGCAAGGAAAGCTGGCCGGCACGCAAGCAGGTGTACCGCCGTTACGACGATGACGGCCGTATGCTGCACGACATCATTGCGATAGAGGACGAGCCCGGACTGGAAGGTGAACCCCTGCTCCGCCAGGTAATGGCGGGAGGCAAGCGGGTCGGCGCGAGGGAAACACTGGCCGACATGCGAGCGCGGTTGCGCGAACAATTGCAGCGGTTGCCGGTCGAGTTGGCTGCGCTCGATAAGAGTTCGACGTACCCTGTGTTGATCTCCGACGGTTTGCAGCGGATGGTGCAACACATGGAAAGCGTGGGACTCTGACCAAGACCGAGCCGCTTGATGCAGCCAAGCCGACCTATCGGACGATTATGATCAACTTGGCACCTCGAGATGGCGAACTGTATTTCGTCGAAAATTTCGTGCCCCGACAGGAAGCAGACTCGCTTCATGGTCTTCTGCGGCGGGAATTGGCTTGGCGAGAAGAAGAAATCATAATGTTCGACCGGCGAGTCAAGGTGCCGCGGCTAGTATGCTGGTACGGGGACGCCGGCGCGGTGTACCGCTACTCGGGTGTTGACCATATGCCCCTGCCGTGGACCGAAACCTTGCTGACCCTCAAGGAGCGTATCGAACGGTTTTGCGGGCGCCGGTTCAACAGCGTGCTCGGCAATCTCTATCGCGACGGTCGTGATTCAATAGGGTGGCACGCGGACAAGGAAAAAGAACTGGGACCGAACCCCTTCATCGCGTCTTTGAGTTTTGGTGCCGAACGGCTGTTCAAGTTACGCCACAACAAAACCGGAGAAACCCTGGAAATCGCTTTGACCCACGGCAGTCTCCTGCTCATGGGCGGGAGTCTACAGCACGGCTGGCGGCACGCCGTGCCTAAGGCGCGGGAGCCTAAGACTGAGCGCATCAATCTGACCTTCAGAACCATTCTTTTCTGATTTTAGGAGCAGCGATTCATGGGGGAAGTCATTAACTTTCGACGGCCGAAAGCTTCCGAGAAGCACGCCGGTAAGACTTTATGCCGGAGCGGCTTTCACAAATGGACGGTGACGCAGGAAAAGCCTTTCGATGTCAAACAGGGCAAGCTGGTCACGGTTTACCGGTGCGCACGCTGTGGTGTCACGAAAAGCGAGCTGCGCTAACTCGGGGGATGGCGTACTCGTCGCTCGCTGGCGGGAGCCGCCTCTGTCGAACTCAGGTTTTTGTCAGTCGGTGTTGATTGGTGAAACCAACAGCTTGTCGACTCGATTTTTGTCCATGTCGACCACTTCGAACCGAAGATGATTCCACTCGAAATGGTCAGCGGCACGGGGAACATGGCCGAGTTGTAGCATGACGAAACCGCCTATCGTGTGGAAATTCCCCGATGCTTCATCCGGCAACTCGTCTAGGTTGAAGATCTGCTTGAATTTCTCGGTGCTGAGCATCCCGTCTAGCAGCCAAGAGCCGTCGTTGCGCTGGATCGCCTCCGGTTCTTCTTCCCCTTCGGCCATTGGGATGTCGCCCACGATGGCTTCCATCACATCCTTGAGCGTGACCAGTCCCGCGACTTCGCCGTATTCGTCCACGACTAGGGCCATAGGTGTTTTCGAACGTTTGAACTCTTCCAGCAGTTGCATGGGATTGAGGGACTTCGGCACATAGCGTGGTGTCTTGATCAATCGGCCGAGATCGATGTTCTCTCCGAGCAGGGCTTTCGTCAGCAGATCCTTGGCTTGGATGAATCCTATGACGTTGTCTAGCCCATCCTTGCACACGGGGATTCGCGAATAGGGGCTCTCGATGATCTTGCGACGGTTCTCCTCGAAGGAATCCTTGATGTCCAGGTAATAGATGTCCATGCGAGGCGTCATGATCGCGCCTACGCGAAGCGCGTCCAAACGCAGGACATTCGAAACCATCTGCTGCTCGGATTTATCGAACACGCCGGCTGCGGTGCCTTGTTCGATCATGATCTTGATTTCTTTCTCGGTGATCAGAGGTTCTTCGGCTTGCCGGGCTCTAAACAGCCATAGGATGAAATCGGTCGATAAACTCAGGATTTTGACCAAAGGATAAGCCACCAGGGAAATGAAGTTCATGGGGCGCGCAATGATCGCGGCGATCTTCTCGGGCTTTTGCAGCGCAAGTCGCTTGGGGACCAACTCGCCGATGATCAGGGAAAAATACGTGATGCCGATCACGACTATCGCGAGCGACAGCCCTCGGCTATACGGCGCGATTTCTGGAAACTGTTCGAGATACGTGGCCAACTGGCCGGCAATAGCGGCCTCGCCAAAAGCGCCCATAAGAATTCCGACCAGGGTGATACCGACCTGGATCGTGGATAGGAAATGGGAAGGTTCGTTTGCTAAGCGGAGAGCGGCTTTGGCGCCGAAATGGCCTTCTTGGGCGGATTGTTGTAGGCGAACTTTTCGGGAGGAGACTATGGCCATTTCCGACATGGCGAAAACGCCATTTAACAGGAAAAGAAAGACCAATATAAGAATTTCCATTAACAGATAGCGGTTGTTTTTCCGGTAGGTTAGAGTAGCGAATCAGTAAAGGCGATGCAAAAGGGTGTTTTCATGCACCGACCAGCCGAAGATAAGAGGGGTGAATGATCGAGGATGCGCTCGAAATGCTCCACTTTTCGGGACGAAGCTTTCTCTCGCAACAGTTTGACAGGGCTTGTGGTCGAATGTTGCAAGGCTTGGAAACGCGATAGAACTTCAGAACTGCGTTAGACTGTTGATAAGGTTGTGTTAAGGGTTTCATTTGGGAATGAGGCACATCCCTCGTCGTTGTGCCTGACCGGTAAAACTCGCTTGGCGTGTTAAACAAAAGGAGGAAATGCCATGACCGACAAGAAAGAAAAAAAACAGTCCGCCAGCAAAGAAGTGGCCCAGCAACCGACAGGGCAATTCTTAAGCCCTTGGGACGAGATAGAGCAATGGTTCGACGAGGTGCGGCGGAATTGGATGCAACCGTTCTTTTTCGGCCGGGCTTGGCCGGAGCGGGACTTCTTCTCGGGTGGACGCGTGCCTAGGGTAGACGTGATCGACCGTGAACAGGAGCTATTGGTGCGCGCGGAACTTCCAGGGGTCAGCAAGGAAAATCTCGATGTTTCGTTGCAGGACAATACACTCAGCATCCGAGCTACAACCCAGCGTGACGAAGAAGAGGAAAAAGGCCAGTTTTATCGGCGCGAGTTGAGTCGGGGCGAGTTTCAGCGAACCATACGCTTGCCTTGTCAGGTGGAGGGCGATAAGGCTAAAGCGAGTTTCAAGGACGGCGTACTGGAGCTGACCATTCCGAAGGTGGCCGCTTCCAAGCGTAAGACCATTAAAGTGGAATGATCTGCGATGGGCCGCGGGGCAATGTCCCGCGGTCTTTTTTATACATGGGACAGGGCTGGTGCGATCACCGTTTTCACCTATCTACTTCTTGTTCTTTCTGGGCCTGTTGCTGTGGATTGTCTTCAGCATTAAGCTCGGACTGATAACCTTGACTTTCCAGAAACTCGGTTTGAATCCCGAGTCGGCGCTTACACTGCTGGTTACGTCCTTGCTTGGCAGCGCCATTAATTTGCCGTTGTTTACGCTGCGTGTGTCTGCGCCACCGCCACAGCTTGAAAGGATCGGATATGGTTTGCTGCGTCGTCCGCCGGTGCCCTTTACCGGCCGCACTCAAGTCGCAGTGAACGTGGGTGGCTGTTTGGTGCCGGTGATGTTCTCGCTGTACTTGATCAAAAACTTCGGCGTTCCATCTTTTCAAATCGTTGTAGCGACTACATTCGTCGCTTTGGTCAGCTATTTCATGAGCCGGCCCATTCCCGGCGTCGGTATCGGCATGCCGATTCTTGTGGCTCCCCTTTCGGCGGCTTTGGCCGCCATTTTTCTAGGAGGCGAATACCGGTCGCCGCTCGCCTATATTGCGGGATCTCTAGGGGTTTTGATCGGTGCCGATCTGTTGCGTTTGAAAGACATCCGCCGCATGGCGGCTCCGATTGCCTCTATCGGGGGCGCCGGCACTTTCGACGGCATTTTCATGACCGGCCTGGTGGCCGTGCTTTTGAGCTAAATCAGCGAAGTTCTCGAATCGGGATAATGGCCTTCGAAGGCCGATCAAGATGATCATGTTAGAGCTAAAACTTCTGTTCCTGCTGATGGTAGCCAACGGCGTTCCCATATTGATCAACAAAGCGCTTGGCAAACGGTTGGCCCGGCCGATAGACGGCGGTGTCCGCTTCATTGACCGACGTCCCTTATTCGGCCCATCGAAGACTTGGCGGGGGCTCATCAGCGCGATTCCGGTAACGGGATTGGCCGCTGCGGGCGTGGAACTTCCTTTCGAACTGGGGGTTTGGGTCGGAGCTACGGCCATGCTGGGCGATCTGTTTTCTAGCTTTCTCAAGAGACGCCTTGGTATTCCGGCCAGCGGCATGGCTCTTGGACTCGATCAGATCCCAGAGTCTCTGTTTCCGTTACTCGCTGTGCGTGCCGAACTGGGTTTGGAATTGATCCAAATTGCGGGTTTGGTTGCCGGCTTTTTGTTCGCGGAGCTCGTGGTCTCGCGCATCCTTTTTCAGCTTCGGATACGCGAGCAACCGTATTAGGTCGAGCGCAAATGATGCAGGGTTATCTCCGGTGGGCAATTCAATCGCACGTCTACGATGCTGACACCGCTGCCCGCTGAGGTGTAGCCTTGCAGGGAGTGATAACGCCAGGGTCCATTGCAGAAGGTCCTGGGCGCCTTCGCATTAAGCATGAGGGGAATGCGCCCGGGCAAGCAGATTTGGCCGCCATGGGTATGGCCGCTCAGCATCACGTCGAAATTGGCATACGCCGCGTGCCGATACATTTCCGGCGAGTGCGAGAGCAAGATGGACACCGCATCTTCGGGAATTTGGTCGGTCGCTTTTTCGATGTTGTCAGCGCGGTAATAATGAGGGTCGTCGATGCCGGCAAGATAAATGGTCGCATCGCCTCGAGTGAGGGCTACCGATTCGTTCAGAAGCATGTGGATTCCAAGCTTTTCCAGCTCCGGCACCATGCGGATCGTGTCATGATTGCCGAGTACGCCGTAGACAGGGCCTTTCATATATGGACGAACCATCGCCATGGCCGCCAGGGTCTGATGATATGGACCAAAGGTCTTGGCCCGATAGTCGCCGGTCAGAACGCAGATGTCGTAGTCATCGACCCGGTCCAAGGCGTCGATGAGCGCATGGGGAATGTCCTCCGCGATGTCCAGATGAAGATCGGTGATGTGCAACAGGGTAAACCCGTCGAACGCCCTCGGAAGTCGTTCGAGCCTGATCTCGTTGTGTCGGATCGTTATCGTCCGGGCATTTTCGCGCCCGCGGTCGTGCAGCCATAACAGCTTAAGCGTATGGCGCATCAGACCGTGTATCGAGTACCAATTTTCAATATGGAACAACGTACGTCCCTGACCGAATACTCGCGCTTCGAAATCGTGCTCTATGCCCAGTCTTTGATTGAGGTGGCAGCGTCCGACCCGCCGCTCCAGCCATCTATAGGTCTCGGGGTCTATGGGAGGGCAACGAAGGTGAGCAAACGAGGTTGATTTTGATGCAAGCGCTGAATCTCCCGCCGCCTCCATCGGGGGGAACGAAAAGCGTCCGGCCGGCTGCGTGGGCTGCATCCGCATCAAGGCATCACATGATTCAACAGCTTGGCCAGCCTACTGACGGCATCGTATACGACCGGTACGGCATCGGCCGTTTGAGACGGTTCTTTAACGGCTTTTTCGACACGGTTTGCCGCTTGGCTCATGGCTTGAACTGCCTGCTGATAGACCGGCGA
This region includes:
- a CDS encoding acetylornithine transaminase: MTSQVMPTYARLPVMFDRGEGAWLWDTEGKRYLDAISGVAVCSLGHAHPAISRAICEQAGKLLHTSNIYRIEKQEELAAELCRLSGLDNAFFCNSGAEANEAALKIARRYGHHRGIDRPAVIVMEGSFHGRTLATLSATGNPKVQDGFEPLVDGFVRVPYGSLAAVEAVVDPKVVAVLVEPVQGEGGVRVPADDYLPGLRRICDQRGWLLMLDEVQTGIGRTGKWFAFQHYDIAPDVMTLAKALGNGVPIGACVARGIAAEMLTAGKHASTFGGNPLACNAALAVLKTIAENGMVQRAAEMGERLLSGIRDRLSDNARVVNVRGKGLMIGIELDTPCAELVPQALSRGLLINVTADRTIRLLPPFVFNNDEEKQLIEGVSALVADYTAHGNGEKA
- the argF gene encoding ornithine carbamoyltransferase, producing MNPRHLITLLDLSSDEFRGLIRRAIELKHLKSPYEPLKNKVLGMMFEKSSTRTRLSFEVGMVQFGGAAIFLSPRDTQLGRGEPVEDSARVVSRMVDAVMLRTHSHEMVETFAAYSRVPVINGLTDRFHPCQLLADMQTYFEHRGDITGRTVAWIGDGNNMCQTYIHAAGLLDFRLRIACPAGYEPDPALVEWAGSRVELMRDPTEAVRGADLVVTDVWASMGQESEQAERRNAFQGYQVDSDLMRLAASEALFMHCLPAHRGEEVSAEVLEGPQSVVWDEAENRLHSQKALLELLLVKS
- a CDS encoding malate dehydrogenase → MKTPAHIAVTGAAGQISYALLFRLIAGDLLGDDHPIVLHLLEIPEAMAGLDGVRMELIDCASPLLHDIVISDDPYVAFENVDLAFLIGAKPRGPGMERKDLLRVNADIFAIQGRALNVAAKRSVKTLVVGNPANTNALIAQHNAPDLPSENFAAMTRLDHNRAVSQLALHCGCSVNDIKRVIIWGNHSTTQYPDLHHALVRGKPALDQIEWDWYEKEFIPTVQNRGAVVIQKRGKSSAASAANAALEHMRNWLFGTPAGDWTSMTVLSDGSYDITPGLMFSYPVEIENAKYRVVQNLETSEFSRERLKITEAELLAEREEVRHLLR
- a CDS encoding heavy-metal-associated domain-containing protein; amino-acid sequence: MAKIVLKVSGMKCGGCENLVQDAVKSCAGVLSVIASHKAGTVEIDYDQTQTDLASVKKAITEKGFTVD
- a CDS encoding nicotinate phosphoribosyltransferase, translated to MNGENTALLTDLYQLTMLQAYHREGMSDTASFELFVRKIPPTRNFLVAAGLDQLIEFLESFRFSDEECEWLGTLGYFSQDFIDYLSKLRFTGDVHAIPEGTIFFQNEPIVRVTAPISEAQIIETRLINIIQLQTMIASKAIRSVLAAPGKLLVDFGLRRAHGAEAGLMAARAAYLAGFDGTSNVLAGKLFGIPTYGTMAHSYVMAHDDEADAFERFAESLPGNVVLLIDTYDTLEAARKVVALAPRLAAKNIAIKGVRLDSGDLTELAKGVRTILDDGGLTQCTIFVSGDLDEHELSRVLKAGAPIDGFGVGTRLTTSRDMPYLNCAYKLQEYAGRPRRKRSKGKESWPARKQVYRRYDDDGRMLHDIIAIEDEPGLEGEPLLRQVMAGGKRVGARETLADMRARLREQLQRLPVELAALDKSSTYPVLISDGLQRMVQHMESVGL
- a CDS encoding alpha-ketoglutarate-dependent dioxygenase AlkB family protein encodes the protein MINLAPRDGELYFVENFVPRQEADSLHGLLRRELAWREEEIIMFDRRVKVPRLVCWYGDAGAVYRYSGVDHMPLPWTETLLTLKERIERFCGRRFNSVLGNLYRDGRDSIGWHADKEKELGPNPFIASLSFGAERLFKLRHNKTGETLEIALTHGSLLLMGGSLQHGWRHAVPKAREPKTERINLTFRTILF
- a CDS encoding hemolysin family protein; the protein is MEILILVFLFLLNGVFAMSEMAIVSSRKVRLQQSAQEGHFGAKAALRLANEPSHFLSTIQVGITLVGILMGAFGEAAIAGQLATYLEQFPEIAPYSRGLSLAIVVIGITYFSLIIGELVPKRLALQKPEKIAAIIARPMNFISLVAYPLVKILSLSTDFILWLFRARQAEEPLITEKEIKIMIEQGTAAGVFDKSEQQMVSNVLRLDALRVGAIMTPRMDIYYLDIKDSFEENRRKIIESPYSRIPVCKDGLDNVIGFIQAKDLLTKALLGENIDLGRLIKTPRYVPKSLNPMQLLEEFKRSKTPMALVVDEYGEVAGLVTLKDVMEAIVGDIPMAEGEEEPEAIQRNDGSWLLDGMLSTEKFKQIFNLDELPDEASGNFHTIGGFVMLQLGHVPRAADHFEWNHLRFEVVDMDKNRVDKLLVSPINTD
- a CDS encoding Hsp20/alpha crystallin family protein; the protein is MTDKKEKKQSASKEVAQQPTGQFLSPWDEIEQWFDEVRRNWMQPFFFGRAWPERDFFSGGRVPRVDVIDREQELLVRAELPGVSKENLDVSLQDNTLSIRATTQRDEEEEKGQFYRRELSRGEFQRTIRLPCQVEGDKAKASFKDGVLELTIPKVAASKRKTIKVE
- a CDS encoding DUF1614 domain-containing protein encodes the protein MRSPFSPIYFLFFLGLLLWIVFSIKLGLITLTFQKLGLNPESALTLLVTSLLGSAINLPLFTLRVSAPPPQLERIGYGLLRRPPVPFTGRTQVAVNVGGCLVPVMFSLYLIKNFGVPSFQIVVATTFVALVSYFMSRPIPGVGIGMPILVAPLSAALAAIFLGGEYRSPLAYIAGSLGVLIGADLLRLKDIRRMAAPIASIGGAGTFDGIFMTGLVAVLLS
- a CDS encoding CDP-archaeol synthase, coding for MLELKLLFLLMVANGVPILINKALGKRLARPIDGGVRFIDRRPLFGPSKTWRGLISAIPVTGLAAAGVELPFELGVWVGATAMLGDLFSSFLKRRLGIPASGMALGLDQIPESLFPLLAVRAELGLELIQIAGLVAGFLFAELVVSRILFQLRIREQPY
- a CDS encoding metallophosphoesterase yields the protein MRHTLKLLWLHDRGRENARTITIRHNEIRLERLPRAFDGFTLLHITDLHLDIAEDIPHALIDALDRVDDYDICVLTGDYRAKTFGPYHQTLAAMAMVRPYMKGPVYGVLGNHDTIRMVPELEKLGIHMLLNESVALTRGDATIYLAGIDDPHYYRADNIEKATDQIPEDAVSILLSHSPEMYRHAAYANFDVMLSGHTHGGQICLPGRIPLMLNAKAPRTFCNGPWRYHSLQGYTSAGSGVSIVDVRLNCPPEITLHHLRST